Proteins encoded together in one Spirochaeta isovalerica window:
- the pstA gene encoding phosphate ABC transporter permease PstA, which produces MTDFTDNVKRRMKISSGWNMVFTISTVIGIIMLILLLLNIINGAFGYVVIENTIEPTELVSSGNLDELQKEDLIGILEANLSKGLIRRFENEKALADRSKTEIMSLVFERIIEPRVIESWTLSESILGKKAIFTHCKEEYPRGHIQFRSWLNGNFLTKQQSSTPEFAGIRTAIIGSFMIIIITVLFAFPVGVSAAIYLEEYATDNRFTRFIQVNIYNLSGVPSIIYGLLGLTVFVRWMGPLTSGIIFGLNDPSTSNGRTILSAGLTLGLLILPIIIINAQEAIRAVPQSLRQAGYGVGATKWQIIWSHVLPNSMDRILTGTILAVSRAIGETAPIVVIGASTFLSVDPSNIFSKFTTLPIQIYQWTARPQPEFRHVAAAAILVLLAMLLTMNGFAIFTRNRLNRKRSAN; this is translated from the coding sequence ATGACCGATTTTACCGACAACGTGAAACGCCGCATGAAGATAAGCAGCGGCTGGAATATGGTTTTCACAATTTCAACTGTCATCGGCATCATTATGCTGATTCTGCTGCTGCTCAATATCATCAATGGCGCTTTCGGCTATGTGGTTATTGAAAACACCATAGAACCGACAGAACTTGTCAGTTCGGGAAATCTGGACGAACTTCAGAAAGAAGATCTGATCGGGATTCTGGAAGCGAACCTCTCGAAAGGGCTGATACGCCGCTTCGAGAATGAAAAAGCCCTTGCCGACCGGTCGAAAACAGAGATCATGTCTCTTGTTTTTGAAAGAATCATTGAGCCGAGAGTCATAGAAAGCTGGACTCTGTCGGAATCCATCCTCGGGAAGAAAGCCATTTTTACCCATTGCAAAGAAGAATACCCCAGAGGCCACATTCAGTTCCGTTCCTGGCTGAACGGGAATTTTCTGACAAAACAGCAGTCGAGCACTCCCGAGTTCGCCGGAATCAGAACAGCCATTATCGGCAGTTTTATGATCATAATCATAACGGTTCTCTTTGCCTTCCCTGTCGGGGTGAGCGCAGCCATTTATCTGGAAGAATACGCAACGGATAACAGATTCACCCGGTTTATTCAGGTGAACATCTATAACCTCTCCGGCGTCCCCTCCATCATTTACGGTCTGCTGGGATTGACGGTTTTCGTTCGCTGGATGGGACCTTTGACCAGCGGCATTATTTTCGGTCTGAACGATCCTTCGACTTCCAACGGAAGAACCATTCTATCGGCCGGACTGACGCTCGGACTTCTCATCCTGCCGATTATCATCATCAATGCTCAGGAAGCCATCAGGGCCGTCCCCCAGTCTCTCCGCCAGGCGGGATACGGAGTCGGCGCTACAAAATGGCAGATAATATGGTCCCATGTTCTGCCGAATTCAATGGACAGGATCCTGACCGGAACCATTCTGGCCGTTTCGAGAGCCATCGGGGAAACAGCCCCGATCGTTGTAATCGGTGCCTCGACTTTCCTATCGGTCGATCCCTCCAATATTTTCTCGAAGTTTACAACCCTGCCCATACAGATATATCAGTGGACTGCGAGGCCGCAGCCCGAATTCAGACATGTCGCAGCCGCCGCGATTCTGGTACTGCTGGCCATGCTGCTGACGATGAACGGATTTGCGATTTTCACCAGAAACAGACTAAACAGGAAAAGGAGTGCCAACTGA
- the pstB gene encoding phosphate ABC transporter ATP-binding protein PstB, with the protein MKIMENSTAEKDYVVSLKDLNVYYGDFHAVDNVNLNLEKNKVTALIGPSGCGKSTVLRSINRMNELLPETKVEGEILFDGININQAKVDAVAVRRRIGMVFQKPNPFPKSIYENIAWGAKINGYKGDMDELVENSLKKAALWNEVKDKLKQSAMRLSGGQQQRLCIARTIAVEPEVILMDEPASALDPIATGRIEELIFELKENFTIAIVTHNMHQAGRISDYTAFFLVNNDRKGHLVEYGVTNDLFLNPKDKRTEEYISGKFG; encoded by the coding sequence ATGAAAATTATGGAAAACAGTACTGCCGAAAAGGATTATGTAGTCTCGCTTAAGGACCTGAATGTATATTACGGCGATTTTCACGCAGTGGACAACGTCAACCTCAACCTCGAAAAAAACAAAGTTACAGCCCTGATCGGACCTTCGGGCTGCGGAAAGAGCACGGTTCTCCGCTCTATAAACAGAATGAATGAACTCCTGCCTGAAACAAAGGTTGAAGGCGAAATACTCTTCGACGGCATCAATATCAACCAGGCTAAAGTGGATGCCGTAGCCGTACGGAGACGAATCGGTATGGTGTTCCAGAAGCCCAACCCCTTCCCCAAGAGCATCTATGAAAACATTGCCTGGGGGGCAAAAATCAACGGGTACAAAGGCGATATGGATGAGCTGGTGGAAAATTCCCTGAAAAAAGCCGCTCTCTGGAATGAAGTGAAAGACAAACTGAAGCAAAGCGCCATGAGACTTTCGGGCGGACAGCAGCAGAGGCTATGTATAGCCAGAACCATCGCAGTAGAACCGGAAGTGATTCTGATGGATGAACCGGCCTCGGCTCTGGACCCCATTGCGACCGGACGGATCGAAGAATTGATCTTCGAATTGAAGGAAAACTTTACCATAGCCATTGTGACCCACAATATGCATCAGGCGGGACGTATCAGCGATTACACGGCCTTTTTCCTGGTCAACAATGACAGGAAGGGGCATCTGGTCGAATACGGTGTTACAAACGACCTCTTCCTCAATCCGAAAGACAAAAGAACCGAAGAATATATCAGCGGTAAGTTCGGCTGA
- the phoU gene encoding phosphate signaling complex protein PhoU, which produces MEVRTHFHNELNRVFRDVITMGDMVRELLNKGLDSLLNANEILASEVIEEDQKIDEMQMKIEDECTLIIAKETPVATELREVLTVIKIANELERLGDHAKHMAKRAGKVSTEGLKIAGPTLQEMNDFGCQMVKEALESFLELDSAWAKEIAERDNFIDQKYYALYDKLIDVIKEKPYKAENLVPLLFLNRYLERIGDRVTNICECIVYSKTNKHVELN; this is translated from the coding sequence ATGGAAGTCAGAACCCATTTTCACAATGAATTGAATAGAGTATTCCGGGACGTTATCACCATGGGGGATATGGTCCGGGAATTATTGAATAAAGGTCTGGACAGTCTGCTCAACGCCAATGAGATTCTGGCCAGCGAAGTCATAGAAGAAGACCAGAAAATCGACGAAATGCAGATGAAGATCGAGGATGAATGCACCCTGATCATCGCCAAGGAGACGCCGGTCGCTACGGAACTGAGGGAAGTCCTGACGGTGATAAAAATCGCCAATGAGCTGGAACGGCTGGGAGACCATGCCAAGCACATGGCCAAAAGAGCCGGAAAGGTCAGCACGGAAGGATTGAAAATCGCCGGGCCTACTCTTCAGGAAATGAACGATTTCGGCTGTCAGATGGTCAAGGAAGCCCTTGAGTCTTTTCTCGAGCTGGACTCGGCCTGGGCAAAGGAAATTGCCGAAAGAGACAATTTTATCGATCAGAAGTATTATGCGCTCTACGACAAGCTGATAGACGTGATCAAAGAAAAACCCTACAAAGCGGAGAATCTGGTTCCCCTGCTCTTCCTCAATCGCTATCTCGAGCGGATCGGAGACAGAGTCACCAATATCTGCGAGTGCATCGTCTACTCAAAGACGAACAAACACGTCGAATTAAACTAA
- a CDS encoding methyl-accepting chemotaxis protein: MALRLRTKLLLGPTILAGAILLLGLVGTSTTRKQAEQFTSYGEIVPYIVELENLRYSQQKLISGLNQLLNPFNEQKDYDIIFKDLAGAEKLYTWSLRSIKDYPKSEEEESLYQAFLKSNEDFYVIINRVIPNAKGRLKAGLPREIVINQISFQIRDEGTGDVYRETEKRLSELLDFSINHYTVDVLHEHIDRSIAIGYRFLIYAAAVFVSGLIFAWIYSLRLSRPIGKTISGLQPLSTGDLTREIAVVRKDELGDINRGINTLIVNLRNLLNDLWSKMNRLSSIDETVDRIAKSTGAALTQINGNITSTEERMNAQLSHVEETERVIGIMQEGVSKLKEDIFSQTGSVEESASAIEQMMVSSASIRKMTFSAEEEVSHLVSDTNSGKEKIDSVIGTAIKMAENSGYLMEANKVINNIASQTNLLAMNAAIEAAHAGSSGRGFAVVADEIRKLAEQSSSQSREMAARLKEIKSFIDEVTDSSSHAGTVFSEIHDSVGRVSTIVEHISNAMKEQESGSAQISRSMVHLREISNSVNISRENLELGNATVSETFMELKDISMKVKEALTEVYEGNREIGENFSQMRETLRISRSELNQLIEGSHWFKV; encoded by the coding sequence ATGGCTTTACGTCTCAGAACGAAACTGCTTCTCGGACCGACCATTCTGGCAGGCGCGATACTGCTTCTGGGATTGGTAGGCACCAGCACTACGCGAAAACAGGCGGAACAGTTCACCTCCTATGGAGAAATTGTCCCCTATATTGTCGAACTGGAAAACCTCAGGTACAGCCAGCAGAAGCTGATCAGCGGTCTCAACCAGCTTCTCAATCCCTTCAACGAACAGAAAGACTACGATATCATATTCAAAGACCTGGCAGGTGCCGAAAAGCTTTATACCTGGTCGCTCAGAAGTATTAAAGATTATCCCAAATCGGAAGAAGAGGAATCGCTTTATCAGGCCTTTCTTAAGAGCAATGAAGACTTTTATGTCATTATAAACAGGGTCATTCCCAATGCCAAAGGGCGGCTGAAAGCCGGACTGCCCAGGGAAATTGTCATCAATCAGATCAGTTTTCAGATCAGGGATGAAGGAACGGGAGATGTCTACAGAGAGACGGAAAAGAGGCTGTCCGAACTGCTTGATTTTTCGATCAACCACTATACGGTCGATGTCCTGCATGAACATATCGACAGATCCATAGCGATAGGCTACCGCTTTCTCATATATGCGGCAGCCGTTTTTGTCTCAGGCCTGATATTCGCCTGGATCTATTCCCTGAGGCTGAGCCGTCCCATCGGCAAAACCATCTCAGGCCTCCAGCCTCTTTCGACAGGAGACCTGACTAGAGAGATCGCCGTCGTCAGAAAGGACGAGCTGGGCGACATCAACAGGGGAATCAACACCCTTATTGTCAATCTCAGAAATCTGCTCAACGATCTCTGGTCAAAAATGAACCGCCTGAGCTCTATTGATGAAACGGTGGACCGGATCGCCAAAAGCACCGGCGCCGCCCTGACACAGATCAACGGGAATATAACATCGACGGAAGAGAGAATGAATGCCCAGCTGTCCCATGTGGAAGAAACGGAGCGCGTCATCGGGATTATGCAGGAAGGGGTTTCGAAACTGAAAGAGGACATCTTCAGCCAGACCGGCTCTGTGGAGGAAAGCGCATCGGCCATCGAACAGATGATGGTTTCATCGGCTTCCATCCGGAAAATGACCTTCAGCGCCGAAGAGGAAGTCAGCCATCTGGTCAGCGATACAAACAGCGGGAAAGAAAAAATAGACTCGGTTATCGGCACGGCAATAAAGATGGCGGAAAATTCCGGTTATCTTATGGAAGCGAACAAAGTCATCAACAATATCGCCTCACAGACAAATCTGCTTGCCATGAATGCCGCTATCGAAGCCGCCCATGCAGGTAGCTCCGGACGGGGATTCGCCGTGGTTGCCGATGAAATCAGAAAGCTGGCCGAGCAGTCTTCCTCCCAGTCCAGGGAGATGGCGGCCCGGCTTAAGGAAATAAAATCCTTTATAGACGAGGTAACCGATTCCAGCAGCCACGCGGGCACTGTATTCTCGGAAATCCACGATTCGGTAGGTCGAGTCAGCACGATCGTCGAGCATATATCCAACGCCATGAAAGAGCAGGAAAGCGGATCAGCCCAGATCAGCCGGTCCATGGTTCACCTGAGAGAAATCAGCAATTCGGTTAATATTAGCCGGGAAAACCTGGAACTGGGTAACGCGACCGTTTCGGAAACATTTATGGAATTGAAAGATATCAGCATGAAAGTAAAGGAAGCGCTGACTGAAGTTTACGAGGGCAACAGGGAGATAGGAGAAAATTTCTCACAGATGCGGGAAACCCTCAGGATCAGCCGGTCCGAATTGAACCAGCTGATAGAGGGAAGCCACTGGTTTAAGGTGTAG
- a CDS encoding MFS transporter, with the protein MLFSIPGQTMGVSVYTDHLIANLGLSRIDISTAYMIGTLSSSLLMTRAGIFYDKFGARVAAAGSAFFLGLFLILLSRSLWLTESISSLTGLPERGTAFALMIFGFLGIRFFGQGVLTLVSRGMVMRWFETHRGFAAALMGIVTSFGFSYAPRVLQALIDLSSWQRSWLVLGVVLVAAIVPFILFIFRDSPEDCSVEMEEGVRLRTGIAGRESSPVRNYTLEEARKDPQLWFYMAILFFWALYNTAFTFHVTSIFGSLGMNTAEAVAIFLPISVISVFARFGGSWASDLIKMKYIFYIFTISTFFAGLAISLPWNGLSFFLLLAGMGVANGLFGVITSVTWPKLYGREHLGAISGMAMSFMVAGSALGPWIFSFMESLWGHYRYTGWFGMGFALLIALTSFPVLVKAERTTP; encoded by the coding sequence GTGCTTTTCAGCATACCCGGCCAGACCATGGGCGTTTCCGTTTATACCGATCATCTGATTGCCAATCTGGGGCTGAGCCGTATTGATATTTCCACGGCATACATGATAGGAACGCTGTCCAGTTCGCTCCTTATGACAAGAGCCGGTATTTTTTACGATAAATTCGGCGCCCGGGTCGCAGCCGCCGGCTCGGCTTTTTTCCTCGGCCTGTTTCTTATTCTTCTTTCCCGGAGTCTGTGGCTGACTGAATCGATCAGCTCCCTGACGGGACTGCCTGAGAGGGGTACGGCTTTTGCCTTAATGATTTTCGGTTTTCTCGGTATCCGTTTTTTCGGTCAGGGGGTTCTGACTCTCGTCTCCCGGGGGATGGTCATGCGCTGGTTTGAAACACATAGAGGATTCGCCGCCGCCCTGATGGGCATCGTCACGTCTTTTGGATTTTCCTATGCGCCGCGGGTTCTCCAGGCTCTTATCGATTTGTCCTCCTGGCAACGGTCCTGGCTTGTTCTGGGGGTGGTTCTTGTTGCGGCCATCGTTCCCTTTATCCTTTTCATTTTCCGTGACAGCCCCGAAGACTGTTCCGTGGAAATGGAAGAAGGGGTGAGACTCAGAACAGGAATAGCCGGAAGAGAAAGCTCTCCTGTAAGGAATTACACACTAGAAGAAGCCAGAAAGGATCCGCAGCTCTGGTTTTATATGGCCATTCTCTTTTTCTGGGCACTTTACAATACGGCTTTCACCTTTCATGTCACATCCATCTTCGGTTCGCTGGGAATGAATACGGCTGAAGCCGTGGCCATATTTCTGCCTATCTCCGTCATTTCCGTATTCGCCCGTTTCGGAGGAAGCTGGGCCAGTGACCTGATTAAGATGAAATATATCTTTTACATCTTCACAATTTCCACCTTTTTCGCCGGGCTGGCCATTTCTCTTCCCTGGAACGGTCTGTCGTTCTTTCTTCTTCTCGCCGGTATGGGGGTGGCCAACGGTTTGTTCGGCGTCATCACATCGGTCACCTGGCCGAAGCTATACGGAAGGGAGCATCTGGGAGCCATATCTGGCATGGCCATGAGCTTTATGGTGGCCGGAAGCGCTCTGGGTCCCTGGATTTTCAGTTTTATGGAGAGCCTCTGGGGGCATTACCGTTACACCGGGTGGTTCGGTATGGGCTTCGCCTTACTCATCGCTCTGACGAGTTTTCCCGTACTGGTCAAAGCTGAGAGAACTACACCTTAA
- a CDS encoding adenylate/guanylate cyclase domain-containing protein — MAEEKSRILIVDDIEENLRVLTETLTEEGFYPLQAKSGERAIAIAKKAQPDLILLDIKMPGMDGYETIDRLKSDPDTAPIPVIFISALNQIEDKVRGFTAGAVDYVSKPFQKEEVIARVGTHLSLRQALRNVEIEREKSEKLLLNILPESVARELKDTGVSKPQRFDNVTFFFSDFVGFTGMSAEVEPEELIEQLNELFTEFDNIMERNNCERIKTIGDAYLAVCGIPEADSRHGENIIKASQEIISYLDSYRQETGRQWRVRIGIHSGNAVGAIVGTKKYIYDVFGDSVNTASRMESNSEPGRINISETTYELVKDRFDFEEREPIMVKGKGSMNMFFLK; from the coding sequence ATGGCTGAAGAGAAATCGCGCATCCTCATCGTTGATGATATCGAGGAAAACCTCCGGGTTCTGACCGAAACGCTCACCGAAGAGGGGTTTTATCCCCTTCAGGCTAAAAGCGGCGAAAGAGCCATAGCCATAGCGAAAAAAGCGCAGCCCGATCTGATTCTTCTCGATATCAAAATGCCCGGTATGGATGGGTACGAGACTATCGACAGACTGAAAAGTGATCCCGATACGGCTCCGATTCCCGTCATCTTCATATCCGCCCTCAACCAGATTGAAGATAAAGTGAGGGGTTTTACAGCCGGTGCTGTGGACTACGTTTCCAAACCTTTTCAGAAAGAGGAAGTGATCGCCAGGGTCGGTACTCATCTCAGTCTGCGCCAGGCCCTCCGCAATGTGGAAATCGAGCGGGAGAAATCAGAGAAGCTCCTGCTAAATATTCTGCCCGAATCGGTGGCCCGGGAATTGAAGGATACGGGAGTCAGCAAACCGCAGCGCTTTGACAATGTCACTTTTTTCTTTTCCGATTTCGTAGGCTTTACCGGCATGTCGGCGGAAGTTGAGCCCGAGGAGCTGATCGAACAGCTGAACGAGCTCTTTACGGAATTTGACAATATTATGGAGAGAAATAACTGCGAGCGTATCAAAACCATCGGCGATGCCTATCTGGCGGTCTGCGGAATCCCCGAAGCCGATTCCCGTCACGGGGAAAATATTATTAAGGCGTCGCAGGAAATCATCTCCTACCTAGATTCCTACCGGCAGGAAACGGGACGTCAGTGGCGGGTGCGGATCGGCATTCACAGCGGAAACGCCGTGGGGGCGATCGTCGGCACGAAAAAATATATCTACGATGTTTTCGGCGATTCGGTGAATACGGCGTCAAGGATGGAATCGAATTCCGAACCGGGTCGGATTAATATTTCAGAAACCACATACGAGCTGGTTAAGGACCGCTTTGATTTCGAGGAAAGGGAACCGATCATGGTCAAAGGGAAAGGCTCGATGAACATGTTCTTTCTCAAATAG
- a CDS encoding hybrid sensor histidine kinase/response regulator, with the protein MPRHKKIRRNRSRFLVFNVLKMTFFIPLTILFLTGLDGPAMRDALERSFDSFSGRATGGTLWMLLLLFNILIYFFLKPVFLFNRECRHTAAPDRFMRKKAAIIYNWLLPFVIFLSIAFFLTGAGLQYGNMIGSMKDSGTTVPFLVRILESVSTGFFTGVILYLNLENLLFPAKKLIFTDQCEVHQKYSSFYTKLILSMTAIVFFLFFQIFNSLASFYLIGSAENIDLISQDKFWEGADLFRMTGEHEGLQDLIRVLFAKIILFCFYVFHILRQIKKTFKNPLDTVREKLEALNTDVPELSRQIDIVNNDEFSAIYSEINKLIDKQNLLLKSSEEKLEKIVEYAADPIISFHENGEIHVFNPAAEEFFGYGADEMTDVNMIDLIALPDSVRETCRTDSKSFTDYIINRDRKIKRFTGVHKSGKALPFEANVSISETSHGLHFTAIIRDVAGQIEFEETLKEARVQAENANRMKSEFLANMSHELRTPLNAVLGFTQLLSTDKNLTDGQLEKINTISRSGEHLLALINDILDISKIESGKTEVHETVFDLNRFVEDLKDMFILKCKSKGLSFYVEYAGDIPPYVIGDLGKLRQIMINIIGNAVKFTSEGGISILVGEEKGRIRFSVNDTGKGIPSEEIGRILQPFMQSSNVDHEGGTGLGLAITNSFINLLGGKLDIQSEAGSGSTFSFDLPLKVSEEAPEEEVSLGKVLAVKGNRVVKALIVDDKVNNRLILKTMLENVGFITMEAQNGQEAVERTVEFDPAMIFMDIKMPVMDGYEAVGIIKNTEQGKKITIFALTASAFRHDEQKIFQSGFDGFLPKPFKLESLYKIIADKTDVDFEYDKAAPGEAVKQADPDKLDFDRIAGLLTEEELQALDDIILINDFTALKKQASAFADRDGLADLVAILIRYADNFNDAGLENLIEEIRNRKNG; encoded by the coding sequence ATGCCCCGTCATAAGAAGATAAGGAGAAACCGGTCCCGGTTTCTTGTTTTCAATGTATTGAAAATGACTTTTTTTATACCCCTTACTATCCTTTTTCTCACGGGATTGGACGGGCCTGCCATGAGAGACGCTCTTGAGAGAAGCTTCGACAGCTTTTCGGGGAGAGCAACCGGCGGCACATTATGGATGCTTCTCCTCCTTTTCAATATCCTGATCTATTTTTTCCTGAAACCGGTTTTTCTCTTCAACCGCGAATGCCGCCATACCGCTGCGCCTGATCGCTTTATGCGAAAAAAAGCCGCTATAATATACAACTGGCTGCTTCCCTTTGTTATTTTTCTCTCCATTGCTTTCTTCTTAACAGGCGCCGGTCTTCAATACGGAAACATGATCGGGTCGATGAAAGACTCGGGCACAACCGTTCCGTTTCTCGTCCGTATCCTCGAATCTGTTTCCACTGGTTTTTTTACAGGAGTGATTCTCTATCTCAATCTGGAAAATCTGCTTTTTCCCGCAAAAAAGCTTATCTTCACCGATCAATGTGAAGTCCATCAGAAGTATTCTTCTTTTTATACCAAACTGATTTTGTCCATGACGGCTATCGTCTTTTTTCTGTTCTTTCAGATTTTCAATTCGCTGGCCAGTTTTTATCTAATCGGATCTGCTGAAAATATCGATTTGATATCACAGGATAAATTTTGGGAAGGAGCGGATCTGTTTCGCATGACGGGAGAGCACGAAGGGCTTCAGGATCTTATCCGGGTGCTGTTTGCCAAGATTATTCTCTTCTGTTTTTATGTCTTCCATATTCTCCGCCAGATTAAAAAGACCTTTAAGAATCCTCTCGATACTGTCCGGGAAAAACTGGAAGCTCTCAATACTGATGTTCCCGAGCTCAGTCGTCAGATCGATATTGTCAATAACGATGAGTTTTCGGCCATTTACAGCGAAATAAACAAACTGATCGATAAACAGAACCTTCTGCTCAAGAGTTCCGAGGAGAAGCTTGAGAAAATCGTAGAGTACGCCGCCGATCCCATCATCTCCTTCCATGAAAATGGAGAAATCCACGTTTTTAATCCTGCTGCTGAAGAGTTTTTCGGTTACGGGGCAGATGAGATGACCGATGTGAATATGATAGATCTTATTGCGCTGCCCGATTCGGTCCGCGAGACGTGCAGGACGGACAGTAAGTCTTTTACCGATTACATCATTAATAGAGACAGGAAAATAAAGCGCTTTACAGGCGTTCATAAATCGGGAAAGGCTTTGCCTTTTGAAGCTAATGTCAGCATTAGCGAAACTTCCCATGGACTGCATTTCACAGCGATTATCCGCGATGTGGCTGGGCAGATCGAATTCGAAGAGACGCTGAAGGAAGCCCGCGTCCAGGCTGAAAACGCCAATCGCATGAAGAGCGAGTTTCTCGCTAATATGAGCCATGAGCTGAGAACGCCTCTCAATGCGGTGCTCGGGTTCACGCAGCTGCTCAGTACCGATAAAAATCTGACCGATGGACAGCTGGAAAAAATCAATACCATTTCCCGCAGCGGCGAACACCTTCTGGCTCTTATTAATGATATTCTTGATATTTCCAAAATAGAATCGGGTAAAACGGAAGTGCACGAAACTGTGTTCGACCTCAACCGTTTTGTGGAAGACCTTAAGGATATGTTTATTCTCAAATGCAAATCCAAGGGACTGTCGTTCTATGTGGAATATGCCGGAGATATTCCCCCTTATGTCATCGGGGATCTGGGAAAGCTGCGCCAGATCATGATCAATATCATCGGCAATGCGGTTAAATTCACTTCCGAAGGGGGGATCAGTATTCTCGTGGGCGAGGAAAAAGGCCGCATCCGCTTTTCGGTCAACGATACGGGTAAGGGTATTCCTTCAGAGGAAATCGGAAGAATCCTTCAGCCCTTTATGCAGTCCTCCAATGTGGACCATGAGGGGGGGACTGGCCTCGGCCTGGCGATAACCAACAGTTTCATAAATCTCTTGGGCGGGAAACTCGATATTCAGAGCGAAGCGGGAAGCGGCAGCACATTCTCATTCGATCTGCCTCTCAAGGTATCAGAAGAAGCTCCGGAAGAGGAAGTGAGCCTCGGCAAAGTACTGGCCGTTAAGGGAAACCGGGTTGTCAAAGCCCTGATCGTCGATGACAAGGTTAACAACCGCCTGATTCTCAAAACCATGCTGGAAAATGTCGGTTTTATAACTATGGAAGCTCAAAATGGCCAGGAAGCTGTTGAGCGCACTGTCGAATTCGATCCCGCCATGATTTTTATGGATATCAAAATGCCTGTGATGGACGGATACGAAGCCGTCGGCATAATAAAAAACACGGAACAGGGAAAGAAAATCACCATCTTCGCCCTGACCGCCAGCGCTTTCCGTCACGACGAACAGAAAATCTTCCAATCGGGCTTTGACGGATTCCTCCCCAAACCCTTCAAACTGGAATCTCTCTACAAAATCATCGCCGATAAAACCGATGTGGATTTTGAATATGACAAAGCCGCGCCAGGGGAGGCCGTGAAGCAGGCCGATCCCGATAAGCTCGACTTTGACCGGATCGCAGGATTGCTGACCGAAGAAGAGCTACAGGCCTTAGACGATATAATTCTGATTAACGACTTTACCGCTCTTAAGAAGCAGGCTTCGGCCTTTGCCGACAGGGACGGGCTGGCCGATCTGGTTGCAATCCTTATCAGATATGCGGATAATTTTAATGACGCCGGTCTGGAAAATCTCATTGAAGAAATAAGGAACAGAAAAAATGGCTGA